From the Pomacea canaliculata isolate SZHN2017 linkage group LG4, ASM307304v1, whole genome shotgun sequence genome, one window contains:
- the LOC112562505 gene encoding kappaPI-stichotoxin-Shd2a-like, with translation MDHLNGTASIATPLLIHVERLPETSRLQLQTRRQDGRLAVFILLVAVTFVSAAVINEKPEYCSEPSVPGLCMAYFPRYFYNAATKKCEQFIYGGCGGNSNNFFTLTDCQSTCED, from the exons ATGGAC CACCTCAATGGTACAGCATCCATTGCAACCCCGCTGCTGATACACGTTGAGAGACTCCCTGAAACCTCCAGGCTCCAGCTCCAGACGAGAAGACAAGATGGCCGACTTGCAGTTTTCATCCTCTTGGTCGCTGTCACATTTGTGAGCGCCGCTGTCATCAACGAGAAACCTG aATACTGTTCTGAGCCCTCGGTGCCAGGCCTGTGCATGGCCTATTTCCCGAGATACTTCTATAATGCCGCGACCAAGAAGTGCGAGCAGTTCATCTATGGCGGCTGCGGCGGCAACTCCAACAACTTCTTCACTCTCACCGACTGCCAGTCCACCTGCGAAGATTAA
- the LOC112562631 gene encoding kunitz-type serine protease inhibitor 2-like yields the protein MAPVLLVFALLFSAAVTSIQAEVPEYCNLDPEVGMCRGFFRMYFFNETSKHCEEFIYGGCGGNSNRFDDLSHCKITCIGA from the exons ATGGCCCCCGTGCTCCTTGTCTTCGCTCTGCTCTTCTCAGCTGCTGTCACCAGCATCCAGGCTGAAGTACCAG AATACTGCAACCTTGACCCCGAGGTCGGTATGTGCCGCGGTTTCTTCAGGATGTACTTCTTCAACGAGACCTCTAAGCACTGCGAGGAGTTTATTTACGGCGGCTGCGGGGGCAACAGCAACCGTTTTGATGACCTGTCCCACTGCAAGATCACCTGCATTGGAGCCTAG